The following proteins are co-located in the Planctomycetaceae bacterium genome:
- a CDS encoding ion transporter yields MIIKHLRRQLRKLGYSRPVLGRLRAAASPMMLIDLLAILPFYLPFIDADLRFLRSLRLLRIFRLAKIARYSNALQTLGRVLGNHKVELAATGFVMLILLILSSTLMYYAENDAQPQAFSSVPASMWWAVATMTTVGYGDMCPVTPLGKVLGSFIAILGIGCSPSQQAFSPGASPPKCANAASLPSARIAAKN; encoded by the coding sequence TTGATAATAAAGCACTTACGTCGCCAACTGCGGAAGTTGGGCTACAGCCGCCCGGTGCTGGGCAGGCTTCGGGCGGCGGCTTCGCCGATGATGCTGATCGACCTGCTGGCGATCCTGCCGTTCTACCTGCCTTTCATCGATGCGGACCTGCGTTTCCTGCGATCGTTGCGGCTGCTGCGGATCTTCCGTCTGGCGAAGATCGCGCGGTACTCCAATGCCCTTCAAACGCTCGGGCGCGTGCTGGGGAACCACAAGGTCGAACTGGCGGCCACGGGCTTCGTGATGCTTATTCTGCTGATCCTCTCCTCAACGCTGATGTACTACGCCGAGAACGACGCGCAGCCGCAGGCGTTTTCCAGCGTCCCGGCCTCGATGTGGTGGGCCGTGGCCACGATGACCACGGTCGGGTACGGCGACATGTGCCCGGTGACACCGTTGGGCAAGGTGCTGGGCTCGTTCATCGCGATCCTGGGCATAGGATGTTCGCCATCCCAACAGGCATTTTCGCCGGGGGCTTCGCCGCCGAAATGCGCAAACGCCGCAAGCCTCCCATCTGCCCGCATTGCGGCAAAGAACTGA